Proteins encoded in a region of the Moritella marina ATCC 15381 genome:
- a CDS encoding DoxX family protein, which yields MNNSNSLLSSAHQVYRRVVAKVTMLEPVVLLAARVYVGWAFFSSGLTKLNNWDSTLFLFEEEYSVPLLPYELAAYLGTAAEIILPLLLMAGLASRFSAFGLFFVNIVAVISLEDIAAAAYAQHVLWGVLLLQIVIFSGGRFALDHVIKRKIVKREILKQKSVETKIPTI from the coding sequence ATGAACAATTCAAATTCACTATTGTCATCAGCGCATCAAGTCTATCGACGTGTCGTTGCAAAGGTGACTATGCTAGAACCTGTCGTGTTATTAGCTGCGCGTGTTTATGTCGGTTGGGCATTCTTTTCATCGGGATTAACCAAGCTAAACAATTGGGATAGCACGTTATTTTTGTTTGAAGAAGAATACAGCGTACCCTTATTACCTTATGAACTCGCTGCTTACCTAGGTACGGCTGCCGAGATAATTTTACCTTTACTGTTAATGGCTGGATTAGCGAGTCGATTCTCTGCGTTTGGCTTATTTTTCGTTAATATTGTCGCTGTTATTAGTTTAGAAGACATCGCGGCGGCGGCATATGCTCAACATGTGTTATGGGGAGTATTATTGCTACAAATCGTGATATTTAGCGGAGGACGTTTTGCATTGGACCATGTAATTAAACGCAAAATCGTCAAAAGGGAAATATTGAAACAGAAATCAGTTGAAACTAAAATACCAACAATCTAG
- a CDS encoding YHS domain-containing (seleno)protein, with the protein MKLSTFVKSTFITTALLASSLTFAANIEVNANSNDIAISGYDTVSYFTKGTPTKGSNDYTAAYNGAIYQFASASNRDLFKADPSKYAPQYGGFCAMGVALNKKLDTDPTAWHIRGDKLYLNYNKSVQKKWNTDIPGYIETAQVNWVDIKGLTEEQIEIVYD; encoded by the coding sequence ATGAAACTTTCAACATTTGTAAAATCAACATTCATAACAACAGCATTGCTAGCAAGTAGCCTTACTTTTGCTGCGAACATTGAAGTTAACGCCAACAGTAACGACATCGCCATTAGTGGTTACGATACTGTGTCTTACTTTACCAAAGGCACGCCAACGAAAGGATCTAACGATTATACCGCCGCTTACAATGGGGCTATTTATCAATTTGCATCTGCAAGTAACCGTGATTTATTTAAAGCAGACCCAAGTAAATATGCGCCACAATATGGTGGTTTTTGCGCAATGGGTGTGGCGCTGAATAAAAAATTAGATACGGATCCAACAGCTTGGCACATTCGTGGTGATAAATTGTATTTGAACTACAATAAATCTGTTCAGAAAAAATGGAATACAGATATCCCTGGTTATATCGAAACAGCACAAGTTAATTGGGTTGATATTAAAGGTTTAACGGAAGAGCAAATCGAAATCGTATACGATTAA
- a CDS encoding plasmid replication protein RepB, producing the protein MKVLFDNGGLKKITVKRAPLMNGYIIIAQTTNKNVHVMTSQREESNTPRAFKTIDSAAANAQKIGFKKITVDFT; encoded by the coding sequence TTGAAGGTTTTGTTTGATAATGGCGGCCTGAAGAAAATAACAGTAAAACGAGCACCTTTGATGAATGGTTACATTATCATTGCCCAAACAACGAATAAAAATGTGCATGTGATGACTTCTCAACGTGAAGAATCCAATACACCAAGAGCGTTTAAGACAATTGATTCTGCCGCTGCAAATGCACAAAAGATTGGTTTTAAGAAGATAACTGTCGATTTCACGTAA
- a CDS encoding TetR family transcriptional regulator C-terminal domain-containing protein, producing the protein MLTELKAYLDNIVLECQSCDASRACLLTKALNEVAEQDEEVRRIITQHLANWQLAITQVLQKAIDQKEIVTERNADLRAHYLMMGIYGLRTFAHTHPEGNTIKKLAKQLYQDVCR; encoded by the coding sequence GTGTTAACTGAGCTTAAAGCTTATTTAGATAATATTGTTTTAGAATGCCAGAGTTGCGATGCCTCTCGCGCTTGTTTACTGACTAAGGCACTGAATGAAGTTGCAGAACAAGATGAAGAAGTCCGTCGTATTATCACGCAACATCTTGCTAACTGGCAACTTGCGATCACTCAAGTGTTACAAAAAGCGATAGATCAGAAAGAGATTGTGACTGAACGCAACGCCGATTTACGCGCGCATTATCTGATGATGGGAATATATGGCTTACGTACCTTTGCGCATACACATCCAGAAGGCAATACCATCAAGAAACTAGCAAAGCAGCTTTATCAAGATGTGTGTCGATAG
- a CDS encoding DUF2282 domain-containing protein, translating to MNNKLLVSAALAAVMSTGVIASAEAGSKKEKCYGVAKAGQNDCANLAGTHSCAGQSTLSDDKGEWKLVKKGTCSELGGLSKKEAKKLYTASK from the coding sequence ATGAATAACAAACTATTGGTAAGCGCAGCACTGGCGGCTGTTATGTCTACGGGGGTTATTGCATCAGCTGAAGCTGGCAGTAAAAAAGAAAAATGTTATGGCGTCGCTAAAGCAGGTCAAAACGATTGTGCTAACTTGGCTGGTACACATTCTTGCGCGGGACAATCAACCCTCAGTGATGACAAAGGGGAATGGAAGCTCGTGAAAAAAGGTACCTGTTCAGAATTGGGTGGATTGTCAAAAAAAGAAGCCAAAAAGTTATATACAGCTTCTAAATAA
- a CDS encoding alanine/glycine:cation symporter family protein has translation MITKVSRYIIVMLSMFTSSAFAASEQVGFDKAVDQFFNENLSWFANTIFTSVPVNGTNFPIIVGWLFIAAIIFTFYFGFVQFKRFGLAVKIVKGDFTDPNKDEPGQVSHFQALTTALSGTVGLGNIAGVGAALAIGGPGATFWMILCGLLGMASKFCECTLGVKYRNQLPNGDVSGGPMYYLSRGLKERGFTNLGKFLAVGFAIMTILGALGGGNMFQGNQANAMIVQTLGLPEGYGWVTGVILACMVASVIIGGMPSIAKVTGKLVPTMALLYVGMSVIVLASNASMIGDAFAQIIDGAFTGEGVAGGFIGALIQGMKRATFSNEAGVGSAAIAHAAVKTKEPITEGLVSVLEPFIDTVVICTMTALVITISGMNNGELSGVTLTAAAFTETADIFQYVLAVAVVMFAFSTMISWSYYGLKAWTYLFGEGKTTELVYKIMFCCFVVVGASVSFGAVIDFSDAAIFAMSIFNIIGLYFLMPVVKKELQSFIARVQSGEIKDYSKEAVLVTKQLKD, from the coding sequence ATGATCACAAAGGTTAGTCGCTACATTATCGTAATGTTAAGCATGTTTACCTCTTCGGCTTTTGCCGCCAGCGAGCAAGTTGGGTTTGATAAAGCTGTCGATCAGTTTTTTAACGAAAACCTCAGTTGGTTCGCCAATACAATCTTCACATCCGTTCCTGTTAATGGGACAAACTTCCCTATCATTGTTGGCTGGCTATTCATCGCCGCTATTATCTTCACCTTCTATTTTGGTTTTGTGCAGTTCAAACGCTTTGGTCTTGCAGTTAAGATCGTTAAAGGTGACTTCACCGATCCGAATAAAGACGAACCAGGACAAGTTTCCCATTTCCAAGCATTAACGACGGCTCTGTCAGGTACTGTCGGATTAGGTAATATTGCTGGTGTTGGTGCGGCCCTTGCTATTGGTGGTCCCGGTGCAACATTTTGGATGATCCTTTGTGGCCTATTAGGTATGGCATCTAAATTTTGTGAATGTACTCTTGGTGTAAAATATCGTAATCAGTTACCAAATGGTGACGTTTCAGGTGGTCCAATGTACTACCTGAGTCGCGGTTTAAAAGAACGTGGTTTCACTAACTTAGGAAAATTCCTCGCTGTTGGTTTTGCCATCATGACAATTCTCGGCGCCCTTGGTGGTGGCAATATGTTCCAAGGTAACCAAGCGAATGCAATGATAGTGCAAACATTGGGTCTACCAGAAGGTTATGGTTGGGTAACGGGTGTGATTCTAGCCTGTATGGTGGCATCGGTTATTATCGGTGGCATGCCATCAATCGCAAAAGTGACAGGTAAGCTTGTTCCTACAATGGCGTTATTATATGTCGGTATGTCTGTGATTGTATTAGCATCTAACGCTTCTATGATTGGAGATGCATTTGCTCAAATCATTGATGGTGCCTTTACTGGCGAAGGTGTTGCTGGTGGTTTCATTGGCGCATTGATCCAAGGTATGAAGCGAGCAACATTCTCGAATGAAGCCGGTGTTGGTTCAGCTGCGATTGCCCATGCCGCAGTAAAAACCAAAGAACCAATCACAGAAGGCCTAGTATCAGTGCTGGAACCTTTCATTGATACGGTTGTAATTTGTACGATGACAGCCTTAGTAATTACAATCTCAGGCATGAACAATGGCGAGCTCAGTGGCGTAACACTGACTGCTGCTGCATTTACCGAAACGGCAGATATTTTCCAATACGTACTCGCAGTCGCTGTTGTAATGTTTGCATTCTCAACAATGATTTCGTGGTCTTACTATGGTCTTAAGGCATGGACTTACTTGTTTGGCGAAGGTAAAACGACTGAACTTGTATACAAAATTATGTTTTGTTGTTTTGTTGTGGTCGGCGCCAGCGTAAGTTTTGGTGCTGTAATCGACTTCTCTGATGCAGCGATTTTTGCAATGTCTATTTTCAATATTATCGGTTTGTATTTCTTAATGCCGGTAGTGAAAAAAGAGCTACAATCATTTATTGCCCGTGTTCAATCAGGTGAAATTAAAGATTACAGTAAAGAAGCAGTATTGGTCACTAAACAGTTAAAGGACTAA
- a CDS encoding DNA-binding domain-containing protein — translation MCKQHITDEQYRSEQQRLLDAIWSDDLSSKPLSNPITHSRHGFSAQGIDIYRRNLLANAQRALSITFPTVFELLDSDVSTDLVKQFLQISPPTQGDWAQWGIDFADFIATTDICADYPYLADCTSLDWSVHCALHGNDQTLAQGSLEILGRCEPEHIFIAFNDNVQLLKTSFPIVEIYDAHDHDNESQRKAALNNANQYLSSALVDHFVMIYRPEFQPHVTRLTSSEGRFTQSLIEGYSLAQSLDAINDRGDKDGNGKEHGEEHDPDFSFQPFSFQDWLVNAIENNLIHYFKESYS, via the coding sequence ATGTGTAAGCAGCATATCACTGATGAGCAGTATAGGAGTGAGCAGCAACGACTGTTAGATGCTATTTGGAGTGACGATCTCTCGAGTAAGCCGCTTTCAAATCCGATCACACATAGCCGGCATGGATTTAGTGCTCAAGGCATTGATATTTATCGTCGTAACTTACTAGCTAATGCTCAGCGTGCACTCAGTATCACTTTTCCAACTGTGTTTGAATTACTTGATAGTGATGTAAGTACCGATTTAGTTAAACAGTTTTTACAAATATCACCTCCAACACAAGGTGATTGGGCACAATGGGGAATTGATTTTGCTGATTTTATCGCTACAACTGATATATGTGCGGATTACCCATATCTTGCTGATTGTACTTCTCTAGATTGGTCTGTTCATTGTGCATTACACGGCAATGATCAAACTCTTGCTCAAGGTTCGTTAGAGATACTAGGACGCTGTGAACCCGAACATATATTTATAGCGTTTAATGACAATGTGCAATTGCTTAAAACGTCTTTTCCAATTGTTGAAATTTATGATGCTCACGATCATGACAATGAGAGTCAACGTAAAGCAGCATTGAATAATGCCAATCAATACTTATCGTCAGCGCTGGTGGATCATTTCGTCATGATCTATCGACCTGAGTTCCAACCTCACGTAACAAGGTTAACCAGTAGTGAGGGGCGCTTTACTCAATCTTTAATAGAGGGGTATTCACTTGCTCAGTCACTTGATGCCATAAATGATAGAGGTGACAAAGACGGTAACGGTAAAGAGCATGGAGAAGAACACGATCCTGATTTTTCGTTTCAGCCTTTTTCCTTTCAAGATTGGCTAGTTAACGCGATAGAAAACAATCTAATTCATTATTTTAAAGAGAGTTACTCATGA
- a CDS encoding AraC family transcriptional regulator produces the protein MDPLSVILQRFSMNTDVFFTGNLCGISNFNREPNKGHLHLLQSGEITIIDEQGVSHLIDEPTVMFFPTQHAHRVIASKDNPPKLVCANIVYSENTANPIADALPRLLCFKLSENEALMKTAQWLFEEAFNEDSGRLPMINSLTDIFIIYVLRHVIDNNIMQHGLLAGLAHPQLSKVLLAIHDAPERQWGLEDMAALALMSRSKFADVFKRTVGQSPGDYIIDWRIIIAKGLLQQNKPVSIVANAVGYENGSALARVFRKKLGISPKQWLEDTL, from the coding sequence ATGGATCCGTTATCAGTCATTCTTCAACGTTTCTCGATGAACACAGATGTTTTTTTCACCGGAAACCTGTGCGGTATTTCTAATTTCAACCGGGAACCTAACAAAGGTCACTTACATCTATTACAAAGTGGCGAGATAACCATTATTGATGAACAGGGAGTTTCGCATTTAATTGACGAGCCAACGGTCATGTTTTTTCCAACACAACATGCCCACCGAGTAATAGCGAGCAAAGATAATCCACCGAAACTGGTTTGTGCCAACATCGTTTATAGTGAAAATACCGCTAACCCGATTGCGGATGCCTTACCGAGATTGTTATGTTTTAAACTCAGTGAGAACGAAGCGTTAATGAAAACAGCGCAATGGTTGTTTGAAGAGGCATTTAATGAAGACAGCGGTCGCCTGCCAATGATTAATTCCCTTACGGACATCTTTATCATTTACGTGCTACGCCATGTGATAGATAACAACATAATGCAACATGGCCTACTTGCCGGCCTAGCCCATCCACAACTGTCTAAAGTCTTGTTAGCCATACATGATGCACCGGAAAGACAATGGGGATTGGAGGATATGGCCGCGCTAGCGTTGATGTCTCGTTCCAAATTTGCCGATGTATTTAAGCGCACTGTAGGTCAAAGCCCAGGGGACTATATAATTGATTGGCGTATTATTATTGCTAAGGGTCTATTACAACAAAACAAGCCTGTGTCCATTGTGGCGAATGCCGTGGGGTATGAAAATGGCTCTGCGCTGGCAAGAGTATTCAGGAAGAAATTGGGAATATCGCCAAAACAATGGCTTGAAGACACGCTTTAA
- a CDS encoding DUF692 domain-containing protein: MSVNNSDILVGVGLRHPHFTDILISAKDITLAKEIDFVEVHSENFFGQGGAALSVLKQVREIYPVSLHSTSMGLGSLADIPASYLTRLMQLTETVDPFLMSEHACFTWGHLQGLGQGQLIHSGDLLPIAHTHENLKRMCDQVDKVQTYLGRQLIIENVSAYVQFDESYLSEAEFLTQLCQRTGAKILLDINNIAVNSLNFEDGNIQTSVSDYISVLPVDSVAQIHLAGCSPVAGGQMVIDDHARPVSDAVWQGYRQALTRFGAVPTLVEWDSDLPTWSVLVGEAKKARHIANAVLGINAVGHALGAKNV; encoded by the coding sequence ATGTCGGTAAACAATAGCGATATATTAGTGGGAGTTGGTTTAAGGCATCCACACTTTACCGACATACTGATCTCAGCTAAGGACATTACTTTAGCTAAGGAAATCGACTTTGTTGAAGTTCATTCCGAGAACTTTTTTGGTCAAGGTGGCGCTGCCTTATCAGTACTTAAACAGGTAAGGGAGATATATCCTGTCAGTTTACATTCGACCTCTATGGGACTCGGCTCATTAGCAGATATCCCTGCGAGTTATTTAACGCGTTTAATGCAATTAACCGAAACGGTAGATCCTTTTTTAATGTCAGAACATGCTTGTTTTACATGGGGTCATTTACAAGGCCTAGGGCAAGGACAATTGATACATAGCGGTGATTTGTTGCCTATTGCGCACACGCATGAAAATTTAAAACGCATGTGTGATCAAGTCGATAAAGTCCAAACCTACTTAGGGCGTCAGCTCATTATTGAAAACGTGTCAGCTTATGTGCAATTTGATGAGAGTTATCTATCAGAGGCGGAGTTTTTAACGCAATTGTGTCAGCGTACCGGCGCTAAAATATTGTTAGATATTAATAATATTGCTGTTAATAGCTTGAATTTTGAAGACGGTAATATTCAAACATCGGTCAGCGACTATATAAGTGTGTTACCAGTAGATAGTGTAGCGCAAATACATCTTGCCGGTTGCAGTCCTGTAGCTGGTGGCCAAATGGTTATTGACGATCACGCGCGTCCTGTTTCTGATGCTGTATGGCAAGGTTATCGTCAAGCATTAACACGTTTTGGTGCTGTGCCTACATTGGTTGAGTGGGATTCTGATTTACCCACATGGTCAGTATTAGTTGGCGAAGCAAAAAAGGCACGTCATATAGCAAATGCTGTATTAGGCATTAATGCTGTAGGCCATGCGTTAGGAGCTAAAAATGTGTAA